In Gossypium arboreum isolate Shixiya-1 chromosome 6, ASM2569848v2, whole genome shotgun sequence, the following are encoded in one genomic region:
- the LOC108484782 gene encoding serine/threonine-protein phosphatase 7 long form homolog, with translation MPGPSSPLIENYLREAGFWHVATISWGCKLDPKLTSTLIERWRLEKHTFHLPCRECIITLEDIQLQLRLLMDGSALTGFVQSADWGAICHDLLGAILDNIYGGRIEMGWLQDKFSESGNDLTEVKRIRYAQAYILEMIGGYLMPKLLRNLVHLR, from the coding sequence ATGCCTGGTCCGTCATCACCGTTGATAGAAAATTACTTGAGGGAAGCGGGTTTTTGGCACGTGGCCACTATAAGCtgggggtgcaagttggacccgaaactcACTAGCACGTTAATAGAAAGGTGGAGACTTGAGAAGCACACATTCCATCTTCCATGCAGAGAGTGTATTATCACTTTGGAGGACATCCAGTTACAATTAAGATTGCTGATGGATGGGTCAGCACTCACCGGGTTCGTTCAATCTGCTGATTGGGGAGCCATATGTCATGATCTTTTGGGTGCAATTCTAGATAATATTTATGGAGGTCGGATTGAGATGGGCTGGTTACAAGACAAATTCTCAGAATCGGGGAATGATTTGACTGAAGTTAAAAGAATACGATATGCTCAGGCATACATCCTTGAGATGATTGGAGGATATCTGATGCCGAAATTGTTACGAAACCTTGTACATCTGAGGTGA
- the LOC108486696 gene encoding aspartate aminotransferase, cytoplasmic, which translates to MDSVFASIVQAPEDPILGVTVAYNKDPSPNKLNLGVGAYRTEEGKPLVLNVVRKAEQLLVNDQSRVKEYLPILGLAEFNKLSAKLILGDDSPAIQENRVATAQCLSGTGSLRVGAEFLAKHYHQRTIYIPQPSWGNHVKVFTMAGLSVKNYRYYDPTTRGLNFQGLLEDLGAAPAGAIVLLHACAHNPTGVDPTVEQWEQIRQSMRSKGLLPFFDSAYQGFASGSLDADAQPVRMFVADGGECFIAQSYAKNMGLYGERVGALSIVCKAADVASRVESQLKLVIRPMYSNPPIHGASIAMTILKNSDMYNEWKIELKAMADRIISMRKQLFDALSAKGTPGDWSHIIKQIGMFTFTGLDSDQVAFMTKEYHIYMTSDGRISMAGLSSKTVPHLADAIHAAVTRGC; encoded by the exons ATGGATTCTGTGTTTGCCTCCATTGTTCAAGCTCCTGAAGATCCCATTCTTGGG GTGACAGTTGCTTATAACAAGGATCCAAGCCCAAACAAGTTGAATTTAGGTGTTGGTGCTTACAGAACTGAG GAAGGAAAACCTCTAGTTCTAAATGTTGTTCGAAAAGCAGAACAGCTTCTTGTTAATGACCA GTCGAGAGTCAAGGAGTATCTTCCTATTCTTGGTCTCGCAGAGTTCAATAAATTGAGTGCTAAGCTCATTCTTGGTGATGACAG TCCTGCTATTCAAGAGAACAGAGTGGCTACTGCTCAGTGCTTGTCTGGTACTGGTTCCTTGAGGGTTGGAGCTGAGTTTTTAGCAAAGCATTACCACCAA CGTACTATATACATTCCACAGCCATCATGGGGAAACCATGTGAAAGTTTTCACGATGGCAGGGTTGTCGGTGAAGAATTACCGCTACTATGATCCAACAACTCGTGGGCTTAATTTCCAAG GTTTGCTAGAAGATCTTGGCGCAGCACCAGCTGGAGCTATAGTGCTTCTTCATGCCTGTGCTCATAATCCAACTGGTGTTGATCCAACTGTTGAGCAATGGGAACAGATCAGACAGTCGATGAGATCTAAAGGGTTATTGCCTTTCTTTGACAGTGCTTACCAG GGATTTGCAAGTGGTAGCTTAGATGCAGATGCACAACCTGTTCGCATGTTTGTTGCAGATGGCGGGGAATGCTTTATAGCTCAAAGTTATGCAAAAAACATGGGACTTTATGGGGAGCGTGTTGGTGCTCTCAGCATT GTCTGTAAGGCGGCTGATGTTGCAAGCAGGGTTGAGAGCCAGTTGAAGCTTGTGATTAGGCCTATGTATTCCAATCCACCAATTCATGGTGCCTCAATTGCAATGACTATCCTCAAAAATAG TGATATGTATAACGAGTGGAAGATTGAACTGAAAGCTATGGCAGACCGAATTATTAGCATGCGGAAACAACTATTTGATGCTTTAAGTGCTAAAG GTACTCCAGGTGACTGGAGTCACATTATAAAGCAGATTGGAATGTTTACTTTCACAGGATTGGACAGTGATCAAGTTGCTTTCATGACCAAGGAGTACCACATCTACATGACATCTGATGG